Part of the Mesotoga infera genome is shown below.
AGGGATCTGCTCCGGACGATGGTCTCCAGCTGAAGGAGCTAATTTGGGAACACCAGTGCTAGAATGTCAATAACGGTAATGGGACAGGAGTTTATTCGGCTCATTGGACGTTCACAATAGATAATGTCAACCGACAGTGAGGAATCGCGAGTGTGTTTCGCGATTTCCAATAATGATTGAGAATTCTTGCTCTGCAAACTCTGATTGGAGGCGTTTGACGGTGGTCAAGGATGTCGGGACCGACAAGTTAGCCATACTCGAGACTGTTTTCGATTTGCTCAGGAATTTCACGCAGTTCATCTCCTACAGTAACGAAGCTGCTGAACTCAAGACAATGGAGTTTTACATACTTCTATATATTGGTCTCAAGGGTCCTCAGAACATGTCTGCCCTTGCAAAGGCTTATTTGATGACGAAGAGCAACGTTACGGTGCTGGCGGACGATCTTGAAAAGAAGAATTATGTCGGACGAGAAAGGTCCAATATAGACAGACGAGTAACAATCATAAAGCTTACACAGAAAGGAGAAGCGGTCTTCAAGGAGTTTTCGAAAAGCTTCTCGGAGTTGATCGATATCTTCCTGGAGAACGTGCAAGAGGATGATCTCGCCGTCATAAGTGATGGGTTTGAGCGAATGGCACGCCTTGTTGTTCAGAGTGGATTGAAAAAACATGGGAGTGGCTCTTGAGGATCTAAAAAACCTGACGCCGGAGAAAGAAGTCACGCAAACGATGTCCTATGCGGGGAACGCGCTCCAAAGAACCGCTGTACGCTGTGAAAGGACAGTTACAAGGTGTCAGTTCCATGTTGAAAGTCAAGAACCAGAAGTGAGTTGACCGATCAACAACACTTTTCATAACTGGCTAGAGTCAAAACACTCTTGGTTTTTGACCCTTATCAAGAACGTAGAACAGATCCTCGCTCTGGAACCAAGAACAGGCTCTTTTCGGAGAACGGAGAACCGTTCAACGTTCAACCGATTTCACTTTGTTCTTTCCAACCCCCTGGCTGCTAACCCAACCCCGGGGAAGCCGAGATCCCGAATCAAGCTCGGGATGAGGATGCAGGTATTGAATCTTACATCTCGTCATCTGAACTCCATTCGACATCCCGAATGAGGCATTAGCTAGACATTCAGCAAGAGACCGTCACTTGCCACAGAGATTCCGAATCGCCCATAAAACTCTTCTAGATCACTTTGAGGTGGATTTGGATAGTGAGAGAAATGATGAGCAACTAACAGACTGCTGTCGTCTATGATTCCGATTTCCCTCATACTTTGCATTGAAGTGATTACCTGTTCTGCAGTGTGATGGTAA
Proteins encoded:
- a CDS encoding MarR family transcriptional regulator yields the protein MTVVKDVGTDKLAILETVFDLLRNFTQFISYSNEAAELKTMEFYILLYIGLKGPQNMSALAKAYLMTKSNVTVLADDLEKKNYVGRERSNIDRRVTIIKLTQKGEAVFKEFSKSFSELIDIFLENVQEDDLAVISDGFERMARLVVQSGLKKHGSGS